A genomic window from Cytobacillus suaedae includes:
- a CDS encoding DUF1657 domain-containing protein: MTVVTQVAQTLAGLKSAQASFETFALQTDNEQAKQLYQQAAQQTQAIVDMLNPRVQEIKQEEPQYNQ; this comes from the coding sequence ATGACAGTTGTCACTCAGGTAGCACAAACTCTTGCTGGCTTAAAAAGTGCTCAAGCAAGTTTTGAAACATTTGCACTTCAAACAGACAATGAACAAGCAAAGCAATTGTATCAACAGGCTGCACAGCAAACACAAGCGATTGTTGATATGTTAAATCCGCGTGTGCAAGAAATCAAGCAAGAAGAGCCACAATATAACCAATAA
- the spoVAC gene encoding stage V sporulation protein AC: MPNKNRKNLSMTQQEYQQFQTKHETKRPVAKNILKAFLVGGIICSIGQAVQLFYIYNFNFTEATAGNPTVATMVFFAMLLTGFGVYDRIAQFAGAGSAVPVTGFGNAVISAAIEHRTEGFVLGVGSNMFKLAGSVILFGTFSAFVVALIKTILMKWGGF, from the coding sequence ATGCCAAATAAAAACAGAAAAAACCTATCAATGACTCAACAGGAGTACCAGCAATTTCAAACAAAACATGAAACGAAACGGCCGGTTGCTAAAAACATCCTAAAAGCCTTTCTGGTTGGTGGAATTATTTGTTCAATTGGACAGGCCGTGCAGTTATTTTATATCTATAACTTTAATTTTACTGAGGCAACAGCTGGAAACCCAACTGTGGCAACAATGGTGTTTTTCGCAATGCTATTAACAGGATTCGGTGTATATGACCGAATTGCCCAATTTGCCGGGGCAGGAAGTGCTGTGCCAGTTACTGGATTTGGGAATGCCGTGATTTCGGCTGCAATTGAACATCGTACTGAAGGTTTTGTTCTTGGGGTTGGCTCAAATATGTTTAAGCTAGCTGGTTCGGTCATATTATTTGGAACATTTTCAGCGTTTGTCGTTGCGCTAATTAAAACGATATTGATGAAATGGGGCGGATTTTAA
- the spoVAD gene encoding stage V sporulation protein AD, with protein sequence MMQGHATWVFENKPVIVSSAAVGGPFEANGAIADDFDLLHEDLWLGEDSYEKAHKVLFEEAYFKAIEKANVEKEKIQFILAGDLINQITPSSFAARTFGTPYFGLFGACSTSMEGLALGAFIVNHGGAKYLLTAAGSHNAAVEKQFRYPTEYGGQKPPTAQWTVTGAGAAVLSDKGEGPRVTSATIGKVIDMGLSDPFNMGGAMAPAAVDTIEAHFRDRNIDPSYYDLIVTGDLGHIGREVSLDLLKKHGLEIEDSKYQDCGLLIYREDQPVLSGGSGAGCSATVLYGHILNRMKRGELKRILVVATGALLSPISFQQKETIPCIAHAVSIEYGGEGN encoded by the coding sequence ATGATGCAAGGACACGCAACTTGGGTGTTTGAAAATAAGCCAGTTATTGTTTCATCTGCAGCAGTAGGTGGACCGTTTGAAGCCAATGGAGCAATCGCGGATGATTTCGATCTTCTCCATGAGGATCTTTGGCTAGGTGAAGACTCGTATGAGAAAGCACATAAAGTGTTGTTTGAAGAAGCTTATTTTAAAGCAATAGAAAAAGCGAATGTGGAAAAAGAGAAAATCCAATTCATATTAGCAGGAGACTTGATTAATCAAATTACCCCTTCAAGCTTTGCCGCAAGAACATTTGGAACCCCTTATTTTGGACTTTTCGGAGCTTGTTCTACCTCAATGGAAGGACTTGCACTTGGTGCATTTATTGTTAATCATGGTGGTGCAAAATACTTACTAACTGCAGCAGGAAGTCATAATGCAGCAGTGGAAAAGCAGTTTAGGTATCCAACAGAATATGGAGGTCAAAAGCCACCCACTGCTCAGTGGACAGTAACAGGGGCTGGTGCAGCCGTTTTAAGTGATAAAGGGGAAGGTCCTAGAGTTACTTCAGCTACAATTGGGAAAGTAATTGATATGGGCTTGTCTGATCCCTTTAACATGGGAGGAGCAATGGCACCAGCTGCTGTTGATACAATTGAAGCACATTTTAGAGATCGTAACATTGATCCTTCTTATTATGATTTAATCGTAACAGGTGACCTAGGTCACATCGGACGTGAAGTATCATTAGATTTATTAAAAAAGCACGGCTTAGAAATTGAGGATTCAAAATATCAAGACTGTGGTTTACTCATCTACCGAGAAGACCAACCAGTTTTATCAGGTGGAAGTGGAGCAGGGTGTTCAGCAACTGTATTATACGGACATATATTGAATCGAATGAAAAGAGGAGAACTGAAAAGAATTCTAGTTGTTGCAACAGGGGCACTATTATCTCCAATATCTTTTCAGCAAAAAGAAACGATACCTTGTATCGCACATGCTGTTTCAATTGAGTACGGGGGTGAAGGGAATTGA
- the spoVAE gene encoding stage V sporulation protein AE: MIQTFFWAFVVGGLICVIGQIMFDVFKLTPAHTLSTLVVAGAILDGFNLYEPLIAFAGAGATIPITSFGNALVHGALQEGEKHGIIGVLTGMFEVTSSGISAAIIFGFVGALLFKPKG; encoded by the coding sequence TTGATCCAAACTTTCTTTTGGGCCTTTGTTGTAGGTGGACTTATTTGCGTTATTGGACAGATCATGTTTGATGTCTTTAAGCTTACTCCAGCACATACACTGAGTACACTCGTAGTAGCGGGGGCTATTTTAGATGGATTCAATCTTTACGAACCATTAATCGCTTTTGCTGGTGCAGGTGCAACTATTCCAATTACGAGCTTTGGTAACGCTCTCGTACATGGTGCTTTACAAGAAGGGGAAAAACACGGAATAATTGGTGTATTAACAGGGATGTTTGAAGTGACAAGCTCCGGTATCTCTGCAGCCATCATTTTTGGCTTTGTTGGTGCATTACTATTCAAACCAAAAGGATAG
- a CDS encoding DUF1657 domain-containing protein, with the protein MTVASQVKQTLASLKSMHSSFQSLALTSVDEDTKRTFHEVMLTTEEIITDVKGRVGELEYEEPQYKGF; encoded by the coding sequence ATGACAGTAGCCTCCCAGGTAAAACAAACCCTTGCGAGTCTAAAGAGTATGCATTCAAGCTTTCAATCATTGGCTTTAACATCCGTAGATGAAGATACAAAAAGAACATTTCATGAAGTAATGTTAACAACAGAAGAGATTATTACGGATGTAAAAGGACGGGTTGGAGAGTTAGAGTATGAGGAACCTCAATATAAAGGATTTTAG
- a CDS encoding DUF421 domain-containing protein, which produces MSEWVEVVIRSFGILIGLFLITKLLGKKQLSKLSFFEYIAGITIGNIAGTLSMDLGLSMANGISSILVWLLFPLILSLLSLKSKTVRNFVEGTSAVFIKNGKIMEDNLKKEKYSADELLEQLRQKNIFRVADVEFALLEPTGEITALLKREKQPLTVGDIFKNSPSVKEPQTVMMDGRILDEPLSTIGLNRGWLKEELDKIGVTPENVFLAQVDSFGQLTVDLFDDKVQVPPPVTLKLLQASIKKCEADFELFALQTESQAAKEMYMKNAEKIREIENKVKPYLDS; this is translated from the coding sequence ATGTCTGAGTGGGTAGAGGTAGTTATACGCTCTTTTGGTATTCTTATTGGATTATTTTTAATAACCAAGCTCCTTGGGAAAAAACAGCTCTCTAAATTGTCTTTTTTCGAATATATTGCGGGTATTACAATAGGAAACATTGCTGGTACTTTGTCTATGGATTTAGGACTTAGCATGGCTAACGGGATATCAAGTATATTGGTTTGGTTACTCTTTCCTCTTATTCTTTCATTACTGTCTTTAAAAAGTAAAACAGTTCGAAATTTTGTAGAAGGAACTTCAGCCGTTTTTATTAAGAATGGGAAAATTATGGAGGATAATTTGAAGAAAGAGAAATACTCAGCTGACGAACTCTTAGAACAATTACGTCAGAAGAATATCTTTAGGGTAGCAGACGTAGAGTTTGCTTTACTTGAACCAACAGGTGAAATTACGGCCCTTTTAAAAAGAGAGAAGCAGCCTCTAACGGTAGGAGATATTTTCAAAAACTCTCCTTCAGTAAAGGAACCACAAACAGTAATGATGGACGGAAGAATTTTGGATGAGCCTTTATCAACGATCGGATTAAACCGAGGATGGCTTAAGGAAGAACTAGATAAAATAGGTGTAACACCAGAGAATGTCTTTTTAGCTCAGGTGGATTCATTCGGACAATTAACGGTGGATTTATTTGATGATAAGGTACAGGTGCCTCCTCCAGTAACATTAAAGTTATTACAAGCATCCATTAAGAAATGTGAAGCTGATTTTGAATTATTCGCACTGCAAACGGAATCGCAAGCTGCAAAGGAAATGTACATGAAAAATGCCGAGAAAATAAGAGAGATTGAAAATAAAGTAAAACCATACCTAGATAGTTAG
- a CDS encoding stage VI sporulation protein F translates to MDNNLFKNIEQKTGVNMSDVMQLANSLQNANFKDEKTVRSIIKRVSQIANKPVNKQTEDKIVNSIVNGNQNLDFGTIAKMLNKK, encoded by the coding sequence ATGGATAATAATTTATTCAAGAATATTGAACAGAAAACTGGAGTTAATATGAGTGACGTTATGCAGTTAGCTAATTCGTTACAGAATGCTAATTTCAAGGATGAGAAGACGGTTCGTTCAATTATTAAGCGAGTTTCTCAGATTGCTAATAAGCCGGTTAACAAGCAGACAGAGGATAAGATTGTGAACTCTATTGTTAATGGTAACCAGAATTTAGATTTTGGTACGATTGCGAAAATGCTTAATAAGAAGTAA
- a CDS encoding ATP-dependent helicase, whose amino-acid sequence MDKASYNNKTLQLDSLPREQYQIIYEAGTIGKLSCIHCGESVKLYLGIQQKPFFYHSSKAFNNDCEEYCNSLSTSPPETEIQEEVQNGFRIPKSRPIGQISTKQSEWKQVTFLRLPKPFQKQSTPANTSADSLDSSQQIAVSTVNGPLLLLAGAGSGKTRVLTRRTASLITEHGIDPSTVMLVTFTAKAAHEMKERLRTLLAPPQLNRLVVGTFHSIFYKMIAFHEPTRWQNTNLLKFDWQKEQMIKEAGRMLDIDERDFAFDQALQQIGLWKNTLTLPEAIKPKDLWEERVVFMYKHYEDEKAKRELFDFDDMLVGCYQLLKNQPDLLTKYQQKFQYFLIDEFQDINKIQYEIMKMLASKSRNMCVVGDDDQAIYAFRGSDPSFILNFNKEFQDAKTVMLSENYRSTHSIVQSANTVISRNTQRHHKTMNAQFDNGFLPAFFFPHDEEEEATMIVTDLKERIEQGASPSDFAILYRTHTSSRALFERLAGSNLPFTVEQDAESFYKRKIVKTLIAYLRLSIDSNHSNAMGDLLVALFLKKNTLNDLKASSILEDCSLVEALKYVKNIQAFQERKLKKIVPLFKAIVKLKPIQAIETIEKEMGFDDFIKKRGNEGNVIEKGSDDVRDLKVAARKFSTVQDFLEHIDHMIAMNDEMKKLSKHYTNAIQLSTIHRSKGLEYKHVYILSAVDGSLPHDFALDSSRNGETAPLEEERRLMYVAMTRAKETLHISIPETRRGKTAQPSRFIKSLY is encoded by the coding sequence ATGGATAAGGCAAGCTATAACAATAAGACTCTACAACTAGACTCATTGCCTAGAGAACAATATCAAATTATATATGAGGCAGGAACAATTGGAAAACTATCCTGTATTCACTGTGGAGAATCAGTCAAGCTATACTTAGGGATACAGCAAAAACCCTTTTTCTACCATTCCTCAAAAGCCTTTAACAACGATTGCGAGGAGTATTGTAACAGTCTATCTACTTCACCACCCGAAACGGAGATTCAAGAAGAAGTACAGAATGGGTTTCGAATTCCAAAATCAAGACCGATCGGACAAATTTCTACTAAACAAAGTGAGTGGAAACAGGTCACATTCTTGCGTTTACCAAAACCCTTTCAAAAACAGTCAACACCCGCGAATACTTCTGCTGATTCATTAGATTCAAGTCAGCAAATTGCTGTCTCTACAGTTAATGGACCTTTACTATTATTAGCTGGAGCTGGTAGTGGAAAAACAAGGGTGTTAACGAGACGAACTGCATCCTTGATTACCGAACATGGCATAGACCCAAGTACAGTGATGCTTGTTACCTTTACCGCAAAAGCTGCACACGAAATGAAGGAAAGACTAAGAACACTTCTGGCTCCCCCACAGCTAAACCGGTTAGTGGTAGGAACATTTCATAGTATCTTTTATAAAATGATTGCCTTTCACGAACCAACCCGCTGGCAAAATACCAATCTTCTAAAATTTGATTGGCAAAAGGAACAGATGATAAAAGAAGCTGGAAGAATGCTTGATATTGATGAAAGAGATTTCGCTTTTGATCAAGCTTTACAGCAAATTGGACTTTGGAAAAATACACTAACTTTACCTGAAGCTATCAAACCAAAGGACCTCTGGGAAGAACGCGTTGTCTTTATGTACAAACACTATGAAGACGAAAAAGCAAAGCGTGAGTTATTTGATTTTGACGATATGTTGGTAGGCTGCTATCAATTATTAAAGAATCAACCAGATCTTTTAACTAAATATCAACAAAAGTTTCAATACTTTCTTATCGATGAATTTCAAGATATTAATAAAATTCAATATGAAATTATGAAAATGTTAGCTTCAAAATCAAGGAATATGTGTGTAGTAGGTGATGATGACCAAGCTATCTATGCTTTCCGTGGAAGCGATCCAAGCTTTATCCTTAACTTCAATAAAGAATTTCAAGATGCAAAGACGGTCATGCTCAGTGAAAATTATCGATCTACTCATAGCATTGTCCAGTCCGCTAATACTGTTATCAGTCGAAATACACAAAGACATCACAAGACAATGAATGCTCAATTTGATAATGGCTTCCTACCCGCTTTTTTCTTTCCACATGACGAAGAAGAAGAAGCTACAATGATTGTTACAGACCTCAAGGAGCGAATTGAGCAAGGAGCATCTCCTTCAGACTTTGCCATTCTTTACCGCACTCATACATCATCAAGAGCACTGTTTGAGAGGCTTGCAGGGAGTAATTTACCATTTACAGTTGAACAGGATGCGGAATCTTTCTACAAACGAAAAATCGTTAAAACATTAATCGCATACCTCCGCTTATCCATAGACTCTAACCATTCAAATGCAATGGGTGACTTATTAGTTGCTTTGTTTTTGAAAAAAAACACGTTAAACGACTTAAAAGCATCTAGTATTCTCGAAGATTGCTCATTAGTTGAAGCATTAAAATATGTAAAAAACATTCAAGCCTTTCAGGAAAGAAAGCTTAAGAAGATTGTCCCTCTTTTTAAAGCAATCGTTAAATTAAAGCCGATTCAAGCGATTGAAACGATTGAAAAAGAGATGGGTTTTGATGACTTTATAAAGAAACGCGGGAATGAAGGAAATGTCATCGAGAAAGGCTCCGATGATGTTCGCGACTTAAAAGTAGCAGCAAGAAAATTCTCCACTGTTCAAGATTTCTTAGAACATATTGATCATATGATTGCAATGAATGATGAAATGAAAAAGCTTAGCAAACATTACACAAATGCCATTCAGCTTTCAACCATCCATCGTTCAAAAGGACTTGAATACAAACATGTCTATATACTAAGCGCAGTCGACGGAAGCCTCCCGCACGACTTCGCACTCGACTCAAGCAGAAACGGCGAAACTGCCCCCTTAGAAGAAGAACGCCGTCTCATGTACGTAGCCATGACAAGAGCCAAAGAAACACTGCACATCTCAATCCCAGAAACAAGAAGAGGCAAAACTGCACAACCATCACGATTTATAAAGTCCTTATATTAA
- a CDS encoding GAF domain-containing protein: MHPVTCNMEAVKETNIGSYMGIPLFLEDGTMFGTICAVDPNPYSFTESELENMKMVAELASAIIQKSQVRKELIDEERTEYKRLSIIGNLASGLADEMGNSLQSVQGLLQLTFEQFDGHGEYSKVVFQELTHMNKVLKDFIMATKPPAPSKKYLDINSLLFDSINEFSTDKLLKNISISTKIPTELPSVMADYTQIRQVILNLINNSMEAIVANGKIDIKVYQSHPNQIMITVSDNGKGIPVSLLDKIGLPFFTTKEDCIGLGLAISKRIVGAHDGTISIESGDIGTVVKVVLPIC, encoded by the coding sequence TTGCACCCGGTAACATGTAATATGGAAGCTGTAAAAGAGACTAACATAGGTTCTTATATGGGAATTCCACTATTTTTAGAAGATGGGACAATGTTTGGGACAATCTGTGCTGTAGATCCCAACCCTTATTCATTTACAGAAAGTGAACTTGAAAATATGAAAATGGTGGCTGAATTGGCATCCGCTATCATTCAGAAGTCTCAAGTACGTAAAGAGCTTATAGACGAGGAGAGAACAGAATATAAAAGGCTTTCTATAATAGGAAATCTTGCATCTGGATTGGCAGATGAAATGGGGAATTCTCTACAATCAGTCCAGGGGTTGTTACAGCTCACTTTTGAACAGTTCGATGGACATGGTGAATATAGCAAAGTAGTGTTCCAAGAACTTACTCATATGAATAAAGTATTAAAGGACTTTATTATGGCAACAAAACCACCGGCACCATCAAAAAAATATCTTGATATTAACTCCCTACTTTTTGATTCAATTAATGAATTTTCTACAGACAAATTACTTAAGAACATCTCTATCTCAACCAAAATTCCTACAGAACTACCAAGTGTAATGGCTGACTACACCCAAATTAGACAAGTTATTTTAAATCTTATTAACAATTCAATGGAAGCTATAGTGGCAAATGGCAAAATTGACATTAAAGTTTATCAATCTCATCCTAACCAAATCATGATTACAGTTTCTGATAATGGTAAAGGAATTCCAGTTTCACTGTTGGATAAAATCGGTCTTCCGTTCTTTACGACGAAAGAGGACTGTATTGGATTAGGTTTAGCCATTTCCAAAAGAATAGTTGGAGCACATGATGGAACGATCTCTATTGAAAGTGGAGATATAGGTACAGTAGTAAAAGTAGTATTACCAATTTGTTAA
- a CDS encoding MBL fold metallo-hydrolase codes for MEFIKLSDTCYYFQAAVNIGYINHCNEGLLIDAGLDKSTMKKVMKKLDEEGLPITHLYITHAHADHFGGANFLQQARKIFTIAPVLEEAILRNPILEPIYLFQGNTPLNELRNKFLEGEAITVDKVISEGTYKVDGFDFTAISFPGHSENQMGILIDHLLYCGDAYFSEEQLKKHKIPYIVDADQTLKSLEKLKTIKCDGAIPGHGIFEEDFNDTVVKNIDYHLSILSSVTEVFKKAGDSLSHEEVVKAMCDKWNVQLTHLSGFLLYRTAVTAYLTKMIRDDELTTQIENNTLVFKM; via the coding sequence CTGGAATTCATTAAGCTTTCGGACACATGCTACTATTTTCAAGCTGCTGTTAATATCGGATACATTAACCATTGCAATGAAGGACTGCTCATTGATGCTGGATTAGATAAATCTACAATGAAGAAAGTGATGAAAAAGCTTGATGAAGAGGGATTACCTATTACACATCTATACATTACACATGCTCATGCAGATCATTTTGGAGGAGCTAATTTTCTCCAACAAGCAAGAAAAATTTTCACAATCGCACCTGTGTTAGAAGAGGCAATTCTTCGTAATCCTATTCTTGAGCCAATTTATCTATTTCAAGGAAATACCCCACTGAATGAACTAAGAAACAAATTTTTAGAGGGGGAAGCAATTACAGTAGATAAGGTGATATCAGAAGGGACCTATAAGGTAGATGGATTTGACTTTACGGCTATATCATTTCCAGGTCATAGCGAAAACCAGATGGGAATTTTGATTGATCATCTGTTGTATTGTGGAGATGCCTACTTTAGTGAAGAACAACTAAAGAAGCATAAAATCCCTTATATAGTAGATGCAGACCAAACGTTAAAGTCCTTAGAGAAACTTAAAACAATTAAGTGTGACGGTGCAATACCTGGTCACGGTATTTTCGAAGAAGATTTTAACGATACTGTAGTTAAAAATATAGACTATCATCTTTCTATATTATCAAGTGTGACGGAAGTATTTAAGAAGGCTGGAGACTCATTAAGTCATGAGGAAGTAGTAAAAGCGATGTGTGATAAGTGGAATGTTCAACTAACACATCTTTCAGGCTTTTTGCTTTATCGGACAGCAGTTACTGCTTATCTTACAAAAATGATTAGAGATGATGAATTAACTACTCAAATAGAAAATAATACTTTAGTCTTTAAAATGTAA
- a CDS encoding DUF421 domain-containing protein — protein MNYGTIAFELVASFVALYILTKIVGRTSISQITPFDFISALVLGEIVGSGVFDKEITIWHILFGLLIWGGLVYLLEIISQKFMKTRSLLEGQPVVVIHKGLIQREKLKQSKLDIDQLQHLLRSKGTFSVRDVEYAILEADGSLSVLNKANFDPPSRKDHNMPNKAVFLPITLISDGEIIRDNLKEAGFDESWLKQQIKSFGAKDVKEVLYAEWREGEGLFVQRM, from the coding sequence TTGAATTACGGTACAATCGCATTCGAACTTGTAGCTAGTTTTGTCGCTTTATACATCTTAACAAAAATCGTAGGTAGAACATCGATTTCACAAATTACTCCTTTTGACTTTATCTCTGCACTTGTATTAGGTGAAATAGTAGGTAGTGGTGTGTTTGATAAGGAGATCACAATTTGGCATATATTATTCGGGCTTTTGATATGGGGCGGCCTCGTATATTTATTAGAAATCATTTCACAAAAATTTATGAAGACACGTTCATTACTGGAAGGACAGCCAGTTGTAGTCATTCATAAGGGACTTATCCAACGTGAAAAACTTAAGCAAAGTAAGCTAGATATTGATCAATTGCAACACTTGTTACGCTCAAAAGGGACTTTTTCGGTACGCGATGTTGAATATGCCATATTAGAAGCAGATGGTTCCTTGAGTGTTTTAAACAAGGCAAACTTTGATCCTCCATCAAGAAAAGATCATAATATGCCAAATAAAGCAGTTTTCTTACCAATCACCTTAATTAGTGATGGAGAGATTATTAGAGATAACTTAAAAGAAGCTGGATTTGATGAGAGTTGGTTAAAACAGCAGATAAAATCATTCGGAGCAAAAGATGTGAAAGAAGTTTTATACGCAGAATGGCGTGAAGGAGAAGGCTTGTTTGTACAAAGAATGTAG
- a CDS encoding GNAT family N-acetyltransferase: MEAIVVTNEEQMKDAYSIRRTVFIDEQQVPEEEEIDQYEKDAIHFVLYEDNQPIGAGRFRSIDGIGKIERICVLKEFRSKGAGKVIMDKIEETAKGEGITKLKLNAQTHAEKFYLNIGYTTISDIFLDAGIPHVTMTKEV, from the coding sequence ATGGAAGCAATCGTTGTTACAAATGAAGAGCAAATGAAAGATGCCTATTCTATTAGGCGAACTGTTTTCATCGATGAACAGCAAGTTCCTGAAGAAGAGGAAATTGACCAATACGAAAAAGATGCAATCCATTTTGTTCTGTATGAGGACAACCAACCTATTGGAGCTGGGCGTTTCCGTTCAATTGATGGAATAGGAAAGATAGAACGAATATGTGTGCTTAAAGAATTCCGAAGCAAAGGCGCAGGTAAGGTGATAATGGATAAAATTGAAGAAACTGCAAAAGGTGAAGGTATTACAAAGTTAAAATTAAATGCCCAAACACATGCAGAAAAATTTTATCTTAATATAGGATATACCACCATTTCAGATATCTTTCTGGATGCTGGAATACCGCACGTTACAATGACGAAAGAAGTCTAA
- a CDS encoding 2'-5' RNA ligase family protein, which yields MKYGIALFPSKKLQDVVNSYRKRYDPHYALIPPHLTLKNAFESSDDMIKEISSHLREIASSVNPFTLQVLKVSSFSPVNNVIYLKVDHTPELTELHERFHQSPFDTSTAEYSFVPHITVGQQLSDDEHSDVLGQLKMENFTHEEEVDRFHLLYQLENGSWTVYETFRLGKGQS from the coding sequence ATGAAATATGGAATTGCATTATTCCCATCAAAGAAATTACAAGATGTAGTGAATTCTTATCGTAAGCGCTATGATCCACATTATGCTTTAATTCCGCCACATTTAACTTTAAAAAATGCATTTGAATCTTCAGATGATATGATAAAGGAAATTTCTTCGCATCTTCGCGAAATCGCTTCATCTGTGAATCCTTTTACTCTTCAGGTGTTAAAGGTAAGCTCTTTCTCTCCTGTGAATAATGTCATTTATTTAAAAGTGGATCATACACCTGAATTAACTGAGTTACACGAGCGTTTTCATCAGAGTCCATTTGATACATCAACAGCGGAATATTCTTTTGTTCCACATATAACGGTTGGACAGCAGCTTTCAGATGATGAACATTCTGATGTTCTTGGTCAACTTAAAATGGAAAACTTTACACATGAAGAGGAAGTCGATCGTTTCCATCTTTTATATCAACTTGAAAACGGTTCATGGACAGTTTATGAAACGTTCCGTTTAGGAAAGGGACAATCATAG
- a CDS encoding esterase family protein: MEAKTHGITKEVTIHSHSLGEEVEVLLYFPSTYSPLYKYTVLIAQDGRDYFNLGRIAKMTEELLTEKEIDNTIIVGIPYKDVKDRYEKYHPNGSKHISYQRFLAEELVPYLDAELPTYQIGMGRALIGDSLAGTASLLTALSYPNTFGKVILQSPYVNNHVKKEVEQFSQPHLLSIYHVVGTKETAVETTNGNVKDFITPNRELNALMKNMSFTYFYDEFDGEHTWTHWQPDLHRALKMILKL, encoded by the coding sequence ATGGAAGCAAAAACACACGGCATTACAAAGGAAGTCACTATACATAGTCATTCACTTGGAGAAGAAGTTGAAGTACTGCTGTACTTTCCGAGCACCTATTCTCCCCTATATAAATACACAGTTCTCATTGCACAGGATGGTCGAGATTACTTTAATCTAGGCAGAATTGCTAAAATGACCGAAGAACTTTTAACTGAAAAAGAAATAGATAATACAATCATTGTTGGTATCCCTTATAAAGATGTGAAAGATCGGTACGAGAAGTATCATCCCAATGGATCCAAGCATATTAGTTATCAACGCTTTTTAGCTGAAGAATTAGTTCCTTATCTAGATGCTGAATTACCGACCTATCAAATCGGAATGGGAAGGGCATTAATCGGTGATTCATTAGCTGGTACCGCTTCTCTTTTAACAGCACTTTCTTATCCAAATACGTTTGGAAAAGTCATTTTACAATCACCATATGTAAATAACCATGTAAAAAAAGAGGTCGAGCAGTTTAGCCAACCTCACCTATTAAGTATCTATCATGTTGTAGGAACAAAAGAAACAGCTGTCGAAACAACGAATGGGAATGTAAAGGATTTTATAACACCTAATCGAGAACTAAATGCTTTAATGAAGAACATGAGTTTTACTTACTTTTACGATGAGTTTGATGGGGAGCACACGTGGACTCATTGGCAGCCAGATTTACATCGCGCATTAAAGATGATCCTTAAGCTTTAG